Proteins encoded together in one Thermococcus barophilus MP window:
- a CDS encoding AIR synthase family protein → MLPVGKVPPEKLRDVVFKHLGVRGERVLIKSGIGIDASAIDFGDSVLVASTDPITGAEKHIGFYAVNINANDVATFGAKPKWFLVSVLLPENADEKLLKEIMSDIDKSAKSLDIAVIGGHTEVTPGLKKPIVVGTMLGEVKKEKLVHAGNAKPGDAIILTKGAGIEGTAIIASEREDELVGVFGKEFVERAKAFLWKISVVKEALIANEIGVNAMHDPTEGGIANGLHEMADASGLGFEVHYERIPIAEETRKICEYFNLDPLSLISSGALLIAAPKENADEIVAALKKENLAASVIGEFLGDKKKRIIIRDGAEKELKQPLSDELWKVV, encoded by the coding sequence ATGCTGCCTGTTGGAAAAGTTCCGCCAGAGAAGCTTAGGGATGTAGTTTTCAAGCACTTGGGCGTTCGAGGAGAAAGAGTATTGATTAAGTCTGGCATTGGAATTGATGCTTCAGCAATTGATTTCGGTGATAGCGTTCTTGTTGCATCCACGGACCCAATAACAGGTGCAGAAAAGCATATAGGGTTTTATGCTGTCAATATAAATGCCAACGATGTCGCAACTTTTGGAGCAAAGCCGAAGTGGTTTTTAGTTTCCGTTCTTCTGCCCGAAAATGCTGATGAAAAACTTTTGAAAGAGATAATGTCCGATATTGATAAGAGTGCAAAAAGCCTTGATATCGCAGTAATTGGCGGACACACTGAAGTCACTCCCGGCTTAAAGAAGCCGATAGTTGTCGGCACAATGCTCGGAGAAGTGAAAAAAGAAAAGCTTGTACATGCTGGAAATGCAAAGCCGGGAGATGCTATAATACTAACAAAAGGAGCAGGAATTGAAGGAACAGCAATCATAGCAAGTGAGCGGGAGGATGAGCTGGTTGGAGTATTCGGAAAAGAGTTTGTTGAGAGAGCAAAAGCCTTTCTCTGGAAGATAAGTGTTGTGAAAGAGGCATTAATAGCGAACGAAATTGGAGTAAACGCAATGCACGACCCTACAGAGGGGGGCATTGCAAACGGACTGCACGAGATGGCAGATGCATCCGGGTTGGGCTTTGAGGTTCATTATGAAAGGATACCAATAGCAGAAGAAACGAGGAAAATCTGTGAGTACTTCAACTTGGATCCCCTATCGCTGATAAGCTCGGGGGCTCTTCTGATTGCAGCACCAAAGGAAAATGCAGATGAAATTGTCGCTGCTCTTAAGAAGGAGAACCTTGCTGCTTCAGTAATCGGAGAGTTTCTTGGAGATAAAAAGAAAAGGATAATCATAAGAGATGGAGCGGAAAAGGAGCTCAAGCAGCCTTTGAGTGACGAGCTTTGGAAGGTTGTGTAG
- a CDS encoding GTP cyclohydrolase IV, with protein sequence MGEIFETQEEVPEIKEKLHRVGITNLRTVAKINWKGKLYTFIPTFEITIDVPEEKKGIHMSRLVESITETMSEAVEEEVSRVHSSLEELELAIIKRLEKKHPHKRAEVWIKTHLIIGKETPASKKISLEAYDVEVGVIKDETKGKLEKVLKVTVIGNTACPHAMANNQGKTHIQRAIATLEIQTDFDEEIALEDMVEVVESSFSSPTYTLLKTVDENAVVQKMYQNPKFVEDVAREIIFKAKQRFKGRIHVRVVSLESIHKHDVIAETWY encoded by the coding sequence ATGGGTGAGATTTTTGAGACCCAAGAGGAAGTTCCGGAGATTAAAGAGAAGCTTCACAGGGTTGGTATAACTAATCTCAGAACTGTAGCAAAGATTAACTGGAAAGGAAAGCTCTACACCTTCATACCTACCTTTGAGATAACAATAGATGTTCCTGAGGAGAAAAAGGGAATACACATGAGCCGTCTCGTGGAAAGCATAACGGAAACTATGAGCGAAGCCGTGGAAGAGGAGGTTAGCAGGGTTCATTCGTCCCTTGAGGAGCTTGAGCTTGCAATAATCAAGCGGTTGGAGAAAAAACACCCACACAAGAGGGCTGAAGTTTGGATAAAGACGCACCTAATTATTGGGAAGGAAACCCCCGCAAGTAAAAAGATAAGCCTTGAGGCTTATGATGTTGAGGTTGGGGTCATAAAAGATGAAACAAAAGGTAAACTCGAAAAAGTACTTAAGGTTACGGTCATAGGGAACACAGCCTGTCCCCATGCGATGGCAAACAATCAAGGAAAAACGCACATTCAGAGAGCAATAGCAACTCTTGAAATACAGACGGACTTTGATGAAGAAATAGCTCTTGAGGACATGGTTGAAGTTGTTGAGAGCTCTTTCAGTTCTCCAACATACACGCTGTTGAAAACTGTCGATGAGAACGCTGTCGTTCAAAAGATGTACCAAAATCCAAAGTTCGTGGAGGATGTTGCCAGAGAGATAATCTTCAAGGCAAAGCAGAGATTTAAGGGCAGAATACATGTCAGGGTTGTTAGCCTTGAGAGCATTCACAAGCACGATGTGATAGCCGAGACGTGGTATTGA
- a CDS encoding ribonuclease III family protein, with the protein MKYSKDFTDKNLSKFGDSLVNFIFSLALSEYLGYPSAGRVPNSSLALALERAKLSHLIPPRTDKHGKGDIAEAVIAYAWLEGKITVEEAAEIIKKNLSQDVLHFTRKKEVIGIAFGELLKVVKERLNL; encoded by the coding sequence ATGAAATATTCGAAGGACTTCACAGACAAGAATCTCTCAAAGTTTGGAGATTCTCTTGTTAATTTCATATTCTCCTTAGCATTAAGTGAGTATTTGGGGTATCCATCTGCTGGGAGGGTTCCTAATTCTTCCCTGGCTTTAGCTCTTGAGAGGGCGAAGCTTTCTCACTTAATACCTCCAAGAACTGACAAACATGGAAAAGGTGACATAGCAGAAGCTGTAATAGCCTATGCTTGGCTTGAGGGGAAGATAACAGTTGAAGAAGCTGCAGAAATCATTAAAAAGAACCTCAGCCAGGATGTTCTCCACTTCACAAGGAAAAAGGAAGTTATCGGAATAGCCTTTGGAGAGCTCTTAAAGGTGGTAAAGGAAAGGTTAAACCTTTAA
- a CDS encoding DUF4129 domain-containing protein yields the protein MSARRGGNKRGSAVGYLVIFLLLLILFSSLHKYTVRSKASSFNIEWIYLAWGFFFFIAMGIALRFLFETGISSERLPRKKSKWWNVAEFITLFAIVVAVYLLLTAKPRYLPRGEAPIIRYPKWIMSFGLNQTVMIYYKPLPLYAYALPLIIAALLVLTAVKRRKKRIIIMGEPHKFNPQMTFDTIEGTPEERIIKMYKNVVAGLILKGYPYQKSWTHWEHEEKLRDIFEDLEDLHALTRIFEKAKYAKRLSSKDIDIAKKSYDNLMKFLR from the coding sequence ATGTCTGCCCGCAGGGGAGGAAATAAAAGAGGAAGTGCAGTAGGTTATTTGGTTATATTTTTACTCCTCCTCATACTGTTCTCGTCGCTCCACAAATACACTGTCAGATCTAAAGCTTCCTCTTTTAACATTGAGTGGATATACTTAGCATGGGGGTTCTTTTTCTTCATAGCTATGGGCATAGCATTGAGATTTCTCTTTGAAACCGGAATTTCCAGTGAAAGGCTTCCAAGAAAGAAAAGCAAATGGTGGAACGTTGCGGAGTTTATCACCCTATTTGCAATTGTTGTTGCCGTTTATCTGCTCCTCACAGCTAAACCTCGATATTTGCCCCGAGGAGAAGCTCCCATTATAAGGTATCCAAAATGGATCATGAGCTTTGGGCTTAACCAGACTGTCATGATCTATTACAAGCCTCTGCCCCTATATGCGTATGCTCTTCCGCTTATCATAGCTGCTCTCCTTGTTCTAACTGCAGTTAAAAGACGGAAGAAACGCATCATAATTATGGGGGAGCCCCACAAATTCAACCCTCAGATGACCTTTGACACAATTGAAGGGACACCTGAAGAAAGGATAATAAAGATGTACAAGAACGTCGTTGCGGGGCTTATTTTAAAAGGTTATCCATATCAAAAGAGCTGGACTCACTGGGAGCATGAAGAAAAGCTGAGAGATATATTCGAGGATTTAGAGGATCTTCACGCGCTTACAAGAATATTTGAGAAGGCTAAATACGCCAAAAGGCTCAGCAGCAAAGACATAGACATCGCAAAGAAAAGCTATGATAACCTGATGAAATTTCTGAGATAG
- a CDS encoding AI-2E family transporter: MKTESLVWLGISLIILFLVWRTVEPLISPIIFSLAIAYIFHPFHMRLSQKFGNKKSAVMLTAMMALLAGVLLIGAALWLRDVLNYLYVYIGDFFNWLLGVNLPFGIGESLHALSKTIPEKLGDILLGYTFSLPKFLLQAIVFLALFYAILTNSEFLAMEVYRLLPRENRELGIHLVERAKITLNAILRTWLMLSVLKGIFLTVGFVLFEITTVSGAIAAGILCIVLELLPVIGGWILWAIGAAYLIKTGNIALGVLFAVYGAVFISPIPDITIRPKLVAEGAKVSSVVALVGIFGGIMSFGIKGVIIGPVALGLLVTLLEEWKEQEKETLSKEPTQPSKARHSKAA; encoded by the coding sequence ATGAAAACCGAAAGCCTTGTCTGGCTTGGAATTTCCCTCATCATACTCTTCTTAGTCTGGCGTACAGTTGAGCCGCTGATCTCCCCAATCATCTTCAGCCTTGCAATAGCATATATATTTCATCCGTTTCATATGCGGCTCTCCCAAAAATTCGGAAATAAAAAGTCCGCAGTCATGCTTACCGCAATGATGGCTCTCTTAGCTGGGGTCCTGCTTATAGGTGCGGCGCTATGGCTAAGGGATGTTTTGAACTATCTGTATGTTTATATAGGCGACTTCTTCAACTGGCTTCTTGGCGTAAACCTTCCTTTTGGAATAGGGGAAAGTCTCCACGCGCTTTCAAAAACAATCCCAGAAAAGCTTGGGGATATTCTACTTGGATACACGTTTTCCCTTCCCAAATTCCTGCTGCAAGCGATAGTTTTCCTTGCGCTGTTTTACGCTATCTTAACAAATTCAGAGTTCTTAGCAATGGAAGTTTATCGTCTGCTTCCGCGGGAAAACAGGGAGCTTGGCATACATCTTGTTGAGAGGGCAAAGATAACCCTCAACGCCATCCTAAGAACCTGGCTGATGCTCAGCGTTCTCAAGGGAATCTTTCTGACCGTTGGGTTTGTTCTGTTTGAGATAACAACCGTCAGCGGTGCGATAGCTGCGGGAATACTGTGCATAGTGCTTGAGCTTTTGCCCGTAATTGGGGGCTGGATACTCTGGGCGATTGGAGCTGCATATTTGATTAAAACCGGTAATATAGCCCTTGGTGTGTTATTTGCAGTATACGGTGCAGTCTTTATCTCTCCGATACCAGATATAACGATAAGGCCAAAGCTTGTTGCTGAAGGTGCAAAGGTAAGCTCAGTCGTCGCATTGGTGGGAATTTTTGGTGGGATAATGTCATTCGGAATAAAGGGAGTTATAATTGGACCAGTGGCTTTAGGTTTACTCGTAACCCTGCTGGAAGAGTGGAAAGAGCAGGAAAAAGAAACATTGAGCAAAGAACCTACACAACCTTCCAAAGCTCGTCACTCAAAGGCTGCTTGA
- a CDS encoding DUF1699 family protein, translating into MRVEITARNNEELLRKIDELLNENVREVYINLRPTKEILVRILENAPNVKLIGCPPSLYPKVSKRVIRALRQMGIEVVPIKKSRGRPRKYDEAVLLRIRELMTQGKSPKEISRELGIPLRTVYYMLNGR; encoded by the coding sequence GTGAGGGTTGAGATAACCGCGAGAAACAACGAGGAGTTGCTGAGAAAGATAGACGAGCTCCTTAATGAGAATGTGAGGGAGGTTTATATAAACCTGAGACCTACAAAAGAAATACTTGTGAGAATCCTGGAAAATGCTCCAAATGTAAAACTCATAGGCTGCCCCCCAAGCCTGTACCCAAAGGTCTCAAAGAGAGTTATAAGAGCACTAAGGCAGATGGGTATTGAGGTAGTACCGATCAAAAAATCGAGAGGCAGGCCGAGAAAGTATGACGAAGCTGTTCTCCTCAGGATCAGAGAGCTCATGACTCAGGGAAAGAGTCCAAAAGAGATAAGTAGAGAGCTTGGTATCCCACTAAGAACCGTCTACTACATGCTTAACGGCAGATGA
- a CDS encoding DUF2067 family protein, with the protein MKAKKVIVIHVRDDVEKEEFMRELQKLNLPAFIYVHGKLNSLKINIQGTKDEIRDAIYKIKDIHKRVRSRLYANKRGLYRYVLDDIFREAGVSISAPILLKTLELLGETVEFKDNELETSMPWNEIVNLTRKLGEYLADISLQTTRQIREVALPLAIVFDIDPEEVLDLMVEVGVAEYKEDKFKYELVKNKEQAMEIMLKHLTGEEDEN; encoded by the coding sequence ATGAAGGCTAAAAAGGTAATTGTTATCCATGTAAGGGACGACGTTGAGAAGGAGGAATTTATGAGGGAGCTTCAAAAGCTTAATCTACCCGCTTTTATATACGTCCATGGAAAGCTCAATTCTCTAAAAATCAATATACAAGGAACTAAAGATGAAATCAGAGACGCAATCTACAAGATTAAGGACATTCATAAGAGGGTTCGCTCCCGCTTATACGCAAACAAGCGTGGTCTCTACAGATACGTGCTGGATGACATATTCCGAGAAGCAGGTGTTAGCATTTCAGCCCCAATACTTTTAAAGACCCTTGAGCTACTCGGTGAGACCGTTGAATTTAAGGACAATGAGCTTGAGACCTCAATGCCATGGAACGAAATAGTTAATCTAACAAGAAAACTTGGAGAATACCTTGCAGACATTTCACTCCAGACCACGAGGCAAATAAGGGAAGTTGCATTACCTTTGGCTATTGTCTTTGACATTGATCCAGAGGAAGTTCTCGACCTAATGGTTGAGGTTGGAGTGGCAGAATATAAAGAAGATAAGTTTAAATACGAACTTGTGAAGAACAAAGAGCAGGCTATGGAGATAATGTTAAAACATTTAACAGGTGAGGAAGATGAAAATTGA
- a CDS encoding DNA-directed RNA polymerase subunit L → MKIEVIKREKNVLEFYLVGEDHTFANLLNEVLHENKHVTFAGYTIEHPILTARKPKFRVVTDGKITPEKALEEAAQKIFDRAKEVLEAWEKAVKK, encoded by the coding sequence ATGAAAATTGAAGTTATAAAGCGTGAAAAGAATGTCCTGGAATTTTATCTCGTTGGGGAAGACCATACATTTGCCAACCTGCTTAATGAGGTCCTTCATGAGAACAAGCATGTCACATTCGCTGGATACACAATTGAGCATCCAATTCTCACAGCAAGAAAGCCAAAGTTTAGAGTGGTCACTGACGGAAAGATAACTCCAGAAAAAGCCTTAGAAGAAGCGGCTCAGAAAATATTTGACAGGGCCAAGGAAGTCCTTGAAGCTTGGGAAAAAGCCGTTAAGAAGTAG
- a CDS encoding PH1570 family protein: MQCEEKLEVFENGFADGKFNLRIEFYGSDARKILLAIIYELYLPDYGKEYVYPFECAKEFWGIYMDASEVEPEELKLGKPKFVSRAVMDKLEAILENIEAPREVKENISLEKAEIYKLKGGLLALGKNFLLDGIKNRLFIFNKPSARELLLKYIGRW, from the coding sequence ATGCAGTGTGAGGAAAAGCTTGAGGTTTTCGAGAACGGCTTTGCCGATGGAAAGTTCAATTTGAGGATAGAGTTTTATGGAAGTGATGCCAGAAAAATCTTGCTGGCAATTATTTACGAGCTGTACCTTCCAGATTATGGAAAGGAGTATGTTTATCCATTCGAATGCGCAAAGGAGTTTTGGGGCATTTACATGGATGCCAGCGAAGTTGAACCGGAAGAGCTTAAGCTCGGCAAGCCCAAGTTTGTTAGCAGAGCAGTTATGGATAAGCTTGAGGCAATTCTGGAGAACATTGAAGCTCCAAGAGAAGTAAAAGAGAACATCAGCTTGGAAAAAGCAGAGATTTATAAGCTTAAAGGTGGGCTTCTTGCACTCGGGAAAAACTTTCTGCTTGACGGGATTAAAAATCGTCTCTTCATCTTTAACAAGCCCTCTGCGAGGGAGCTACTACTGAAATATATAGGGAGATGGTGA
- a CDS encoding sugar phosphate isomerase/epimerase family protein — MEIGVSIYPHFVNKDKSLPSVLADVKIKKYDFVQIFPHALGLIKNGEVVERKLRPVEAALKGVGINYIVRMPLSVNLRDHIYYSRHFKVAKAVVDVAIKLGAKIIVMQSGKTGRLDLEIEAIQQLADMAGKFGIKIALENTFSVKDTLYVVDNVDRENVGFALDVAHAFLSAQGDENKLLEDVKLGTEKTIILMIHDNFGKLTPQVEPEDALAYGVGDLHLLPGEGKIPFGKVLKLFGDVPLLLKVKDPDKFAKLPDKQTLIEILTSI, encoded by the coding sequence ATGGAAATTGGGGTCAGCATTTATCCTCACTTTGTGAACAAAGACAAGAGCTTGCCCTCAGTCTTAGCTGATGTGAAGATTAAGAAATACGATTTTGTTCAGATATTCCCGCATGCTCTGGGGCTAATAAAAAACGGAGAAGTCGTGGAGAGGAAGCTTCGCCCAGTTGAGGCTGCATTGAAAGGTGTGGGAATAAACTACATAGTGAGAATGCCTCTCTCCGTGAATCTAAGGGATCACATCTACTACTCAAGGCATTTTAAGGTCGCAAAGGCAGTTGTTGATGTTGCAATAAAGCTTGGAGCAAAGATAATAGTCATGCAAAGCGGAAAAACGGGCAGGCTTGACTTGGAGATTGAGGCGATACAGCAGCTTGCAGATATGGCGGGCAAGTTTGGCATTAAGATAGCACTCGAAAACACATTCAGCGTTAAAGACACGCTTTATGTTGTGGACAACGTTGATAGAGAGAATGTGGGCTTTGCACTTGATGTGGCACATGCGTTCTTAAGTGCTCAGGGGGATGAAAACAAGCTCCTTGAAGATGTCAAGCTCGGCACAGAAAAGACGATAATTCTTATGATCCATGATAATTTCGGAAAGCTTACACCTCAGGTTGAACCGGAGGATGCCCTCGCTTATGGAGTTGGTGATCTCCACCTCCTGCCCGGTGAAGGTAAGATACCATTCGGAAAGGTTCTCAAACTGTTCGGCGATGTTCCACTGCTGCTGAAGGTCAAGGATCCGGATAAGTTCGCAAAGCTGCCCGATAAGCAGACGCTGATCGAAATCCTGACAAGCATTTAA
- a CDS encoding exosome complex RNA-binding protein Csl4 produces the protein MDVENRKKKSVKNGDFVLPGDYLGVIEEFLPGDGVIEENGELYSTRAGKVKINQEKMEISVVPVTDTPPIPKVGQIVIAKVIEVKPQAAIVQLLRIEGREDYREIATSKLAGIHISQVKEGFVEDMSKEFKIGDIVRARVLTDEKSPIQLTTRAPDLGVVFALCSNCKTPLVRRGNQLICPKCGRIETRKLSAFYRKIKV, from the coding sequence ATGGATGTTGAAAATAGGAAGAAAAAATCAGTGAAAAACGGTGATTTTGTTCTTCCAGGGGATTATCTGGGAGTTATTGAGGAGTTCCTCCCTGGAGATGGTGTTATTGAAGAAAATGGGGAGCTCTATTCAACAAGAGCTGGAAAGGTTAAAATAAACCAAGAAAAAATGGAGATAAGTGTTGTTCCAGTTACAGACACCCCTCCAATTCCAAAAGTTGGACAGATTGTTATTGCAAAAGTAATCGAGGTAAAACCTCAAGCAGCAATTGTTCAGCTTCTCAGAATAGAAGGAAGGGAGGATTATAGGGAAATAGCAACATCAAAGCTCGCTGGTATCCACATTTCCCAAGTAAAAGAAGGCTTTGTTGAGGATATGAGCAAAGAATTTAAAATAGGAGACATAGTGAGGGCGAGGGTTTTGACTGATGAAAAAAGCCCAATTCAGCTGACAACAAGAGCACCGGACTTGGGTGTTGTTTTTGCACTGTGTTCAAACTGTAAGACTCCCCTCGTGAGGAGGGGAAATCAGCTCATATGTCCTAAGTGTGGAAGGATCGAAACAAGAAAGCTTTCAGCATTCTACAGAAAGATTAAGGTTTAG
- the sppA gene encoding signal peptide peptidase SppA — protein sequence MDKEEVWKYLTFILTLLLALAIVSNVLLYTQNSELQKALVVNRTTEVKVEMPNITVKTSVGNITALQAKIEELQRQVEYLKEQLREKQPAKANTTIAILPIMGPIDENMALDVVSKIRQIKENESIGGVLLWIESPGGYVGPVRVIYKELKKLSYSKPVVAYTGGYADSGGYFIACAADKIIADPLAEVGSIGVLYVHYDLEQYYAQNGIKVNVFKTGKYKDMGAEWRDLTPEEREMIKNIIDTYFQDFLQVVSEGRHLDMNTTKKYATGQTWFATDVKGILVDDTGDLDYAIKVLEQLMNVKSAKVVLYSAQKTDFGIYESSSLYMPANYVYSYIRG from the coding sequence ATGGATAAAGAGGAAGTCTGGAAGTATCTCACGTTCATTTTAACCCTTCTTCTCGCATTGGCTATTGTAAGCAACGTGCTCCTTTACACCCAAAACAGCGAACTTCAAAAGGCATTGGTGGTGAACAGAACGACTGAAGTTAAAGTTGAAATGCCGAATATAACCGTCAAGACTTCTGTGGGCAATATAACAGCATTGCAGGCTAAAATTGAAGAACTCCAAAGGCAGGTTGAGTATCTCAAAGAGCAGCTGAGGGAGAAGCAGCCTGCTAAAGCAAATACTACAATAGCCATACTTCCCATAATGGGTCCGATAGATGAGAACATGGCACTGGATGTGGTTTCAAAAATCAGACAGATAAAGGAAAATGAAAGCATAGGCGGAGTTCTACTATGGATCGAGAGTCCGGGAGGTTATGTAGGTCCAGTAAGGGTGATCTACAAGGAGCTAAAAAAGCTCAGCTATAGCAAGCCAGTTGTTGCATACACCGGTGGATATGCGGATTCAGGGGGGTACTTCATAGCCTGTGCCGCCGATAAGATCATCGCTGATCCATTGGCAGAAGTCGGAAGCATTGGAGTTCTCTATGTCCATTATGACCTTGAGCAGTACTACGCCCAGAATGGAATTAAGGTTAATGTCTTTAAAACCGGAAAATACAAGGACATGGGAGCCGAGTGGAGGGACTTAACACCTGAAGAAAGGGAGATGATAAAAAACATCATAGACACCTACTTCCAGGACTTCCTCCAAGTGGTAAGCGAAGGGAGGCATCTTGACATGAACACGACGAAGAAGTATGCAACAGGTCAGACGTGGTTTGCAACAGACGTTAAAGGCATCTTAGTGGACGACACCGGGGACTTAGATTATGCAATTAAAGTTCTTGAACAGCTCATGAACGTTAAGAGTGCCAAGGTTGTTTTGTACAGCGCTCAAAAAACGGACTTTGGGATCTATGAGAGCTCATCCCTCTATATGCCTGCTAATTATGTTTACTCATACATAAGGGGGTGA
- a CDS encoding threonine--tRNA ligase, with protein sequence MRMLLIHSDYLEYEVKDKALKKPEEISEEQKKGRLDEVLAVFVSVEKVDEQNPEEVVEKAVAEIKDVASQVKAQNIFVYPFAHLSSELASPDAALKILKAVEEKLKEEGFNVKRAPFGYYKAFKLSCKGHPLAELSRTIVPGEVKKEEEVPEALKKEEELVSYWYILTPEGELVEVDKFDFTGHENLRKFANYEISKSRIAEKEPPHVKIMLEQELVDYEPGSDPGNLRYYPKGRLIKSLLEQYVTEKVIEYGAMEVETPIMYDFEHPALEKYLNRFPARQYIVKSGDKKYFLRFAACFGQFLIKKDATISYKHLPLRMYELTRYSFRREKRGELSGLRRLRAFTMPDMHTVAKDLKQAMEEFKKQYKLSMEVLKGVGLTPDDYEVAIRFTEDFWNENKDFVVELVKIIGKPVLIEMWKQRFFYFILKFEFNFVDNLDKAAALSTVQIDVENAERFGITYYDEDGKEKHPLILHCSPSGAIERVMYAILEKQAKLRNQGKKPMYPLWLSPIQVRVIPVNEDYLDYALYIAGKLEGARIRVDVDDTSDRLTKKIRKAEKEWIPYIIVVGENEKRQGIITVRKREDGKQYEMQLEDLIKEIKQRTEGFPYKPRPLPLLLSQRPKFRG encoded by the coding sequence ATGAGGATGCTTCTAATTCACAGCGATTATCTTGAGTATGAAGTTAAAGACAAGGCTTTGAAAAAACCTGAGGAGATAAGTGAAGAGCAAAAGAAAGGAAGGCTCGATGAGGTTCTCGCTGTTTTTGTAAGTGTCGAGAAGGTTGACGAACAAAATCCTGAAGAAGTTGTCGAGAAGGCTGTTGCTGAGATTAAAGACGTTGCCTCTCAAGTCAAAGCCCAAAACATATTTGTCTATCCATTTGCTCATTTAAGCAGTGAGTTAGCTTCACCAGATGCTGCTCTTAAAATCCTTAAGGCAGTTGAGGAGAAGCTCAAGGAGGAGGGCTTCAACGTTAAGAGGGCACCATTTGGATATTACAAGGCATTTAAGCTTTCATGTAAGGGCCACCCATTGGCAGAGCTTTCAAGGACGATAGTTCCGGGAGAAGTTAAGAAAGAGGAAGAGGTTCCAGAGGCTCTAAAGAAAGAAGAAGAGCTTGTCAGCTACTGGTACATTCTCACACCAGAGGGGGAGCTTGTTGAAGTTGACAAGTTTGACTTCACTGGACATGAGAACCTCAGGAAGTTTGCGAACTATGAGATAAGCAAGAGCAGAATAGCTGAGAAGGAGCCGCCTCATGTTAAGATAATGCTTGAGCAGGAGTTGGTTGATTACGAGCCAGGAAGCGATCCAGGAAACTTGAGGTACTATCCAAAGGGAAGGCTCATCAAGTCACTACTTGAGCAGTATGTTACGGAGAAGGTTATAGAGTATGGTGCCATGGAAGTTGAGACGCCAATAATGTATGACTTTGAACACCCAGCTCTTGAAAAGTATCTGAACAGGTTCCCAGCGAGACAGTACATTGTTAAAAGTGGAGATAAGAAGTACTTCCTCAGATTTGCCGCTTGCTTTGGTCAGTTCCTCATAAAGAAAGATGCAACAATAAGCTACAAGCACTTGCCGCTGAGAATGTACGAGCTCACGAGGTATTCATTCAGAAGAGAGAAGAGAGGTGAGCTGAGCGGTCTCAGGAGACTCAGGGCATTTACGATGCCAGATATGCACACGGTTGCTAAAGACTTAAAGCAGGCAATGGAGGAGTTTAAGAAGCAGTATAAGTTAAGCATGGAAGTCCTCAAGGGCGTTGGACTTACACCTGATGACTATGAGGTTGCGATAAGATTCACGGAAGACTTCTGGAATGAGAACAAGGATTTCGTAGTTGAGTTAGTGAAAATTATTGGAAAGCCGGTTCTAATTGAGATGTGGAAGCAGAGGTTCTTCTACTTCATTCTCAAGTTCGAGTTCAACTTCGTTGATAACTTAGACAAGGCTGCCGCTCTTTCGACGGTGCAGATAGATGTTGAGAACGCGGAAAGATTTGGAATCACGTACTACGACGAAGACGGAAAAGAAAAGCATCCGCTCATACTACACTGCTCACCAAGCGGTGCAATTGAGAGGGTGATGTATGCGATACTTGAAAAGCAGGCAAAGCTTAGAAACCAAGGGAAGAAGCCAATGTACCCACTCTGGCTCAGTCCAATTCAGGTTAGGGTTATTCCAGTTAATGAGGACTATCTCGACTACGCCCTCTACATTGCAGGAAAGCTTGAGGGTGCAAGGATCAGAGTTGATGTTGACGACACAAGCGATAGATTGACAAAGAAGATTAGAAAGGCGGAGAAGGAATGGATTCCATATATTATTGTAGTTGGTGAGAACGAGAAGAGACAAGGTATAATAACTGTTAGAAAGAGAGAGGACGGCAAGCAGTATGAGATGCAGCTTGAGGACTTAATAAAGGAAATAAAGCAGAGAACAGAGGGCTTCCCATACAAGCCAAGACCTCTGCCGTTACTGCTTTCCCAGAGGCCCAAATTCAGGGGTTAA